The Dunckerocampus dactyliophorus isolate RoL2022-P2 chromosome 14, RoL_Ddac_1.1, whole genome shotgun sequence genome includes the window CAGCCAATAttctataaaaaaatattattttttttctttaatatctcactcataatattacgagttcattcttgtaaaattgcgggccttttttctcattagattcagacatttttctgtaaatattttttctttattgtcataaaattacagctgtgtttttcatttctgttgttagtttgtttttttcattttccaactagttAAATTTCTcgttcaattttcttctcgtaattttcctctcataatattttgaccttattcctgTAACATTCTGATTTCCCCAgcttaattttccaacaattacaactttattctatgttatgattgtttctcataatattacgactttaatacatcatttttaaaaatatttcaacaccatgctactaaaatgatgttatttttactcataatattacaagtatattcttttaaaattgcaacctttttttgttagaacacaatgttattctcgtaatatttagttttattctcgtaaaattcctgctgttttctttccatttctgttgttgcttttttgaaatataattttccaaatatttttactttcttgtaAAGTTTTTTCTTGCAATGACTTTTTCCCTAACCTTCTCTTGGTTGAGATGTGTCCGGTGATTCACTGGCAGTCAGTCCAGgttgtacaccgcctctcgcaaagtcagccgggataggctccggctcaCCCGTGCCCCTAAACCGGGGGTGGGCAAAATTTTCAactcgcgggccacattgggttaaaaaatttgtCGGAGGGGctgtctatatacagtacagtatatgtggtcATCAAACAAAACGACATACTTGCTGACGGTGCaacgaaacaaaaacacaacacatccacagcaagttaacgcatcacatgAATCAACTACttgataaacaacaactaaacgCTAAATAGacttgtcacgataatcgattaattgaacaataaaaaaaaaaaagtaaacaggtCAATAATTATGACGGcctggataaattgacatgtgcatgtatgcgtgtgtttcacCTGCTCGTCtgtggatgacaagagggttcactctgcatctgactgtgcgcattggttctatagtagaatgaacagagagagagtAAACCCTCCTGTCCTGTCCTCCATTGCTCGGAGACAGAGCGGAGTCAGCGGCTTTACAGCTTCTCCTCTGCCCGGCTGAGtgtaggaatgaatgaatgagtgagcgAACGAGTCAAGGCGGTGAGGCGTTGGACGTACTGCCCGGCCGAGGTCCCACCCTCGAGACCTATATACCTCATCGTGATTGGTTCATTCAGCTCCGCACAcaacaagtgtcattcatatcaaacttgcgggccacacgaatattaatctttcatattaagaagggggccgcaaactatcgtcccgggggccgcgagtctgagacccctggtgtaggctgcatacgctaccactcatggatttgtgactcgctaaggcattaataaagttgatagaaaatcaaaaaaagttggttccattcccagtgtcacagtgccctctactggtcaagctgcaaacttacctgcaaatgcaaacacgacagcctccatctccatctcccctcgccaagaagacagttctgtctcaaggtatgttgacatattacgacttgtacgtaacttacaaataacgtgtgtgaatggGCGTCAACGATTggataacttattgcccgcggatgcgggacgtatgaatcatacgttgacatacgttgaaaagttttatgcaggcacaaaatttttggacgacttagacgtactacgacatatgccggcgtgcttccgcatgctgttaacatatacaaaacttacccataacttattcgacgtacgccaaaTTTATCAtatgttggcgtaagctggctaaatcgtcaaggtgtgacagggcccttagACACtgttcccttgattttggcaatgttttttaggtgatgatgttattgatttaatgtggctgtctttgtttaaacaaacaaaagaatgaATAGCGGCTATGTCATCTGGTTTCCAGGAACGCGGATCATCTACGACCGCAAGTTCTTGCTGGACATGCGGAACTCGCCCATAGCCCAAACCCCGCCGGCCCACCTGCCCGTCATCCCTGGTGTGACCAGCCAAAACACGCTCAACGAGAACCGCAAGAACGAAGCCAACAACCACATCAACAACCACGACGGGAAGCCAGCCACCGGTAATGTCGCCTCTGCCACTGAAACAATCCTCCAGCCGCTTCATCATAATAATACGAATGCTTTTCGTCTTTGTGTTGAAGGTGACGACGCTCAGTTTGAAATGGACATCTAACAGGCCGCATCCGCAGCAGTAACAccccaaaaaaaacctcaacaaaaaaaacaaagtaaatgaCCTGGCACGCTCCGGTGTGCCAGAGGCTTGGCTTATTAGAAACCAATGTTGTTGCGCCCTCGTGGCAGCCATCTTCTTTCGCTCTCCGCCTCCTTGCTGCTGGATGTAACGTGTGTTTCAAGTTGTGGGGGTTCAGTGCGTGCCGGTACTGGGAACTGGGTTTATTTGAATAGATATCCGTAGCTACTGTACTATTCCACCACCACACCAACGGAGCTTATCATGCACACTTTCATGGCTCCTCAACAGAGCACACTTTAAAACCAATAATCTCACCGACTCCAGGGAGggagtggcttttttttttaatttactttggCCTTAAATCtttgattttcatttttggaaagcaAATCATTTATTTTCTTCCCCTTATTTTGGATATTGGAACCACTTAAAAAGCTCCACAATGTGTGTAATGTGTAACGGTCTGGTTAAAGGAATCTTTTTTCGGTGTGGCCCCTTTTATTGACCCCtggcacattataaaaatataacttaacaagaaaataaaaaaaatggcaaaaatgaaaaaaaaaaggtaattttacaagaatcgtgtcaaaatattgagaaaaaaggtgtaacccaacaagtaaaagtcgtaattttaccagaataatgtcataatattatgaggaaaaataacgtcatttcagtagcattatgttgaattattttttttttaatgagatttTTTCAAAGTcccaatattatgagaaacacacaaaacaaaagttttaatttatggaaaattaggtagcGGAAAAAgatataatgttatgagaataaaatcaaaatattatgggaataaagtcctaattatgagacagcagaaatggggaaaaatagctgcaattttacgagactacagtcaaaatatggacagaaaaatgtttacaaacaaaataaaattttaatgttgggaaaattgggttgggggaGAAGTTACAGTgtaaaatgggaataaagtcataatatcaaaaagaacatttacaaagagaagaaagttgaaatacttggaagatttaaaaaaaaaaagcagaaatgggggggaaaaaaagagcaaagactgaagctGATACCAATAATAGGCTCTTTTGCCtttaccacaaagctgagatgcagttttttcttacaaaaatatcaaagtttttAGCatagctttacaaaatatcaaagtggcccttccaccctttcattttcactatgtggccctcactggggaaaagtttggacaccttttGGGGAACACTTTTGTACCGTTCCACTACTTAATAACGCTAGCCTGTGGCATTTATTATGAAAGGTTCATCTTGAATTATGATGTTTTCCACTATAATTGAAGGCAGCGAGCTAAATCGTCCCGATGTGAGAGGTGTCCATAGTGCATTTGTGGCCCCCGCTGCTCGTTTTTCATGGGCCTGCAGCACATACCACGCATAAAATGAAGTACGGCCAACGTGAACGTTGCAAAGAAATACTGACACCTGCAAACCAAACTGTCCGACTTCCTGTGCGCCTTTGCTTTCTGTCGTGATGAACGTGTAGCAGACGGGACAACGGCGGCTTGTATTTCTCTTCTGAGCAGGCTATGTCCAAAAATCtactacatttttatattaaaaccCTCAAAAAGGCGATTTAGTTGctgaaataagaataataagtcCAACAAATGGTTGCCtttaccacaaagctgagatgtaggctgtttttttaattaattgtattaaATTACTCAGCGTGTTGGATGGATTTTACGTGCATAATGCCCGTCAATCTTTATATGAGCTTCCCggaatggaaaaagtttggacacccctgccctaaatgGTAGATAATCTTGGTGGACATGTTATTAATAATCCCCTGCAAGGACAAACtcatatctttttttccccctccagtTCAAGTTAAAGAGCTTTATTGTGCATCTAAACTACAATTGCAAAAGGAGCTGGGAAGTTTAGCTCAGAAATTGTGAAAATGTTGAAAGGTGGACACTTTTGGGGGAATTAACTGgaattttgtggtcatttcctCAAGATATTGTATACAAACAAAGCATTACATAAGAAAGGCATGCAAACTACAATAAATACTTTAGTGTGTtctcaattttttatttttttttacaagttccCTGTCATAGCCTGACATGTAATTTTGCAAACATTCCCCTTAGTTCCCACATAAagtgtcccttttttttttgcaacttcAAACAGGGAGGTGATACTTGAATATTTAGACCTTTTATGTGGAAAAACAACCCAGTGTTCATTTTTGCGTAAAGGTTTGTTTTTGGAAGACTTGAAGTGATCCAGACATGTTGTAtggattttattttctttattcaaaaagtacagttttttgTAATGAGGGTTTTGTTTGGCTGGAAGTGTTTTGTTGAGCTTGAATGGTGCCATCTGCAAATCTGTCCCCCGTGTCCTTAATCCATTCTACTCGTAATGGccgtattttattttgttttttcttgtgtcCTGACAGTGTGCCCACGCCTTACTTAAATGCAACGCAGTGCATAAAACCTACAGCTCATCAATTTGTACTACTGCAAAcagatgtttattttttcacTGTAAACGTTGGACATTGTATTCAGCAAcagagcaacaacaaaaaaatccccaCAAAACAGattcttttttactttatttctgtTCGTTTTCCTCAAGCAGGTGTGGAGGAGGATGATGTGAAGGATGAGCGCCCCCACGTGCTAATCTAGTGATTGTTTTGTTCAATGAGAATGATTCACCCCCATTCGaaagttatacgtttttatctgTGACAACATTCTAGAGCGCAAAATTTATTTCAGATCATTTTGGTGGGACGGTGAGGGCTTAACATTATGTGATATATAATTATCTATGTAAAAACTATTTGGAACAAGCTTATTGTAACTTTCTGTTCTGATTTAAGATaactttatttttcatgttttcatgaaacTTCAAAAATGCCAGTGGACGCTGTTGCTACAAGATCAATAAAGTTCTGTAACAAGGAAAGCATGGCTGTGTTCTTTACGACGGAGTATTTGGGCctcattggaaaaaaataataaatttgaTATGAAGCGaacaaagtcatacatttacgaggaaaaaaaggcgaaatattacctttgcccaaggccaaacgTCACATAAGCCCTCCCTTtttatagctgtctcaggcaatgcctattacgacggagtattaaaataatctgagatttcaagaataaagtcttgaatgtacaaaaaaactatcaatattacaattataaagtcctacatttacgaaaataaactcGTAGATTTACGAAAAAAATGTCGTAACTTTTTGacacaggcattgcctgagacagctatgaaaaaggGGCACTTGTCTGACCGTTGgctttgggcatgtggaggggcggggtgaggaaggcggaagtgagaaagtgtacatgctaatctgtttgtgctcaactgctctggtTTGCTGTTGCCACCTTATATAAATAATAGCtagcctgaagcaagaggaaagttttcTTCCATcctgctctattttccctctgacacgttaTTCGAGTAAATTTAcgttatctttgtaaatgtacaattttttgtcgtaaatgtacgactttattcgtgtaaatttatgacttcattctcgaaatctcagattttttttaatgtggccctcatactgtatataatattggATTTGTAACACACTTGGCTGTAACATAATTGTCTTGTAACTTTTGGAAAGGGTATTATTTACGCAAAAACATATTCTAGATACTTTATATTTTCATTAAGCTTTTCGAATGACAAAGCCTGCGGAACGTGTTCTTGCTAAGCATTGCATCAATATTGCATTACTGACACTCAGTGGATAACTGAAAAATGGCATCAAGCGTTGCGGTACATTTCCTTAAAGCTATCGCcttgttttacatttaatttgtaaaaCCAGGCACAGACACATATTTTCTTAGTTGCAAAAAAAAGACGTTGTTGTATTTTTCGCTTTTCTGTCAGGCGAATCCACGAGGCCCTCACCCTCTTTTCTGACAGGCATTAATCCGGTCGCCTGCTGGTCCTTCCTCCTTTTCTACGTCGCTGCGCGAGGCCGCTGTCAAGATGGTGAGTTCTGAGGGCTAAAGCGCAACTAAAATCTACTCATCATCTAGTCAATCTGTTTATAATCACACATTGTTCCCAGACCAAGTGGTAGTTTACGTCCCAGTCTGTAAATTGTTACAGATATTGACGTTGTTTGTGGTGTCTTAATGGAAATGAACGGCATCTTGCAAATGCTAAGCTACATTAGTCAATATGCGACACGGAATGTGTCTGTTGCGGTTGCAATTGATAATTTCACGTTTTATCTAACCTATGTATATTCCCCGTAGTATAATAGTAATTAAAGACCTAATTACACATTTACTAAATCCATATTAAAATTTGAAAGGTTTCTCTCGGTGGCGTTAGCATTCTCAAGTGCTATCTGTTTTGAAGCCCTTAGCATAGGTGTTGTGGCATGTAAGCCACCTGTGATGCTAACATGTTAGCTAACGTTTTAGTTGGTCAGACTGCCGTACTTCATGGCTGTTTTCATATTGTCTTTCTTAGAACGACACGGTTACTGTAAGGACACGCAAGTTCATGACAAACAGGCTGCTTCAAAGGAAGCAGATGGTAAGTTTTTCTTGCGTTGTATGATCCCATCAAGTGGATTCCCTTTTTGGCTGCTGTTCATCGCCTGCCCTTGTCTTCCAGGTTGTCGATGTCCTGCATCCGGGCAAGGCCACAGTCCCAAAGACTGAAATCAGGGAGAAGCTTGCCAAGATGTACAAGACCACCCCTGACGTGGTGTTCGTCTTTGGGTTCAGGACTCAGTTTGGTGGCGGCAAGACAACAGGTTTCGCCATGGTCTACGACTCCCTAGATTACGCTAAGAAGAATGAGCCAAAACACAGACTGGCCAGGGTGAGTCAAGGACCTCCCACCCCACCATTGATGTTTAAGTGTAGCTTGGCTTAATCACCCTAGTAAATACTAACATCAGAACATGCCCAGATGCAATTGAATCTTGGATATCATCAAATTGTGACACAAGTACTATTGGTGGTATGCAGCATCGCTTTAGTGGTACTGGTAAAACTGTTCATATTCTAATGCTTACATACTGACAGCATCATTTAGGTATTGTATTTCATGTGTGAAGCATGAGCGATAATGAATCCTTCCTTACGTTTACATGTGAATATTTTGGATGTCTGCCCCTAAGCATGGTCTCTATGAGAAAAAGAAGACCTCAAGGAAACAGCGCAAGGAACGCAAGAACAGAATGAAGAAAGTGCGAGGCACCAAGAAATCCTCTGTGGGCGCTGCCAGCAAAAAGGTATGTCGCACTACTTGAGTCAGTTTGTATTTACAATGCGCCACTGCCGCACTTACAAGTCCCGTCCTGTTGACGTaattttgtcgtttttccaaTGTTGTCAAATGTTCTTCGGATACCGTAGAAGGTAAATGTTCACCAGCAGGCCCGCTCCTGTGTCAGTTTGGAATAATAGCTAATCTTCCCTGACCTGTTAAAACAAACTTCATGCTAAGTCCACATGCACCTGGGTATTTGTGAAAGTACAGTACCAAAAGTTTGGTATCCAGTGTCGCCAAACTTTTGACTAGAAGTGCTATTGTAGAATGAAAgccgagtgaaccctcctgtcgtcTCTCTTTGTGTAGTAACAAGTtagcttcgtgaggcagcatatGCTAAGATGGAATGACtgcacaaaagcgatagtttccAATGCGAATGCCACATCGGGACACAGTGGGAATATTTTGGATTTAAatagaatgaacaaggtgagcgcatgaacaccgacgtggacagttttctcaactgagggaaaaaaaactaccgatggcagcgcctcgggcagcggagccttcctTAGGACAGTCAAAGCTTACTGAGGCATTTTGTCCACAgattaaatataaacaaaatagtgCGTGATCACAGACAGTgttgctcgctacattgcaaaaacatacatacttctgtcaagctaatgtggctcaaacAGGtgcactatacttgagtaccatctagtggtttaaatgtgaattacacctcatgaCATGTCTAATATCGATTATTGACGATAATTggtagcacaattattgaccagcaaaatttatcGTGGCAGGCCAATGTGTGTTCTAAATCACGGCTTGACATCTTGTGTGCCTGTGCACGATAGACCATAAACATGCGTGTTTAGAAGTACCTGTGTGTTTGTGGACATCTGGATGAAGAGCCTACCATCAAAGTTGACAGCTGCTTAAAATGCACTATCTAAGGTCCTACTCTTACCTTTAGTGGTTTGCTTCCACACACACTGGATGAATAACACAGTAATGTTTGAATAACAAACCAGTTGGACACTTTCACACCAGTTGCATCTCCTACAAATGCAACTCACGTGCTTGTAAAACAAGAGTTGTGGCGTAGTTTTAGTTTTAATCCACAAACCCTCACACATTGTCCTTGTGAAATTGCCATTGTGGTAACTTTCTGTTCCGTTTTTTTCTTCCCGACTTTGCATCCCACGGAATACTTGTGCAGAAATGAAGTGTCAGGTATAAATATAGAGTAGGAGCATGGAGTGCCCGTGTTTTGCACATCCAAAGCAGATAGGTTGGAGCTGTACCGTGCATGTCACACCCAGTTTACCCTCCCCTTTAGTGGTTCCCTACTCCTGTGGTTTCCAACTCCCTCTGCCTCAGGCCTTTGTACCACTGGACCGTACCTACGATAGCTAATGTTTTAACAGACACTTGCTGTCAAGCGGAACACAAGTGTCTTTGGTTGTTTAAGTAAGTGTGGAGCAGCCTGACCAGCGTGTCCTTACCTCACCATAATGAAACACTGTTTCATGTTAGTCACTATCAGTGTGTTGTTTGGAGCTTCGCTCAAATCTTCATCCTAATACCAGGAATAAATGTTCTCAATAAAGCTTGGATTAACTTTGGCTGTTTTCTCCCCTCCCAGTGAGCCCCGCCAGCCCAGGATGCTCTTCATGCTCAACATGTTGTTTATTGTTATCAAATAAAAGTTTGGAGAAAAAGACAGTTTCtcttgtaatatatttttttaagcttttctGCCTTGTAAGTCACACTCGTGCAACATGTCACCAAAATAGCGACTGTAGTTTATGCTGTAGTACCTCTGTTGACCACACGGCGGCGCCCCTGTTCATAATATATTGATACTCAATTTGTCATTTCATGCTGCAAAAACCCAGACGAAGGCATTGTGTTATACATTCAATACTCAACCTTTTGTTCGTTTATGAGCACTATTCGGAGCTGAATGCTGTATATCTCATTTTCTGCCGTGTGACATTTTAAGCAAATTAGCATTGAAACACCCCAAGAGACTGGAAATGAAGCAATGAAAATGCCAGGGAATGTACCTGCTAGCCCCCACCTCCCCAACCCCCACCTAAAATGTCATGGGCGAAGTCAATTGAAGAGTTTTCTCAGGGCATCAAATGGATCGAAGCTTGAATCTTGAGTTGGTTGGCTCTAATCCGAGCAATCTGTACCAGTAGTTTGGAGGTGaggactggaactaattaggatttgaccaactgtacctgtagacctgtcctaatcaaatatctaCTACCATGACAACCAGAGAATAGTGGGAGGAGGCACACGGTGAGGCCCAGccaggtgcactgtattcgagCACATGCTCTGAGCAGCAGGTCTGCCGCCActgaggtctctggcaaacctttggCAATTTCTCGAACGCCGCGGCGCtgccgtttcaggtggctggcgGTTCACATCacaggagcgcttgatttgctcaccagtACAGTTAATCTGGCTTTATTGcagcttttgtgtttttttttttttccttcaaatgATCCgttattggagctatttttaatgttttgatttatcggtatgacttaataattccctcatatcggcccgataattatcgtgcacccctaaaataaaaacataacatatgaaatacaaatacagcagaaagccacaaaataaaagtccagtaaaaaataagtgaataaatggTAATAACTGATGAATATAACAAGCAACATCAAATATGTTtgatatatactatatattttataaaaaaaaaacaaaaatccatcAATTTAAACAGTTGCACACTAACTGTATAAGCTACATTTACATATGTAAATACaaccatatacagtagtacctcgcataacataaaccttgaacataaagaatttatgtaaagtttttgcatcgtattaaaGAAATTCCATATGACAgcatcaagtcggtgcaaggctttttttttttttttcaatcaactttattaatgcctcaagtcggtgcaagttcagactaacacttggtgacgtcttctgacgcatcacgctctcagtggctgattttcggggcgcCGCCTCcgttctcatctcattggctgattttcggtgcaccgcctccgctctcatctcattggctgattatcggggcaccgcctacgctctcatctcattggctgacttatacagcacatacgtgagtttgtgtgagagacaggcttctcccttcaaactgcttcctctttgtagtcccccttaaactaacttaaacaattaagttaaattagaaataaaaattttgcacacagcattatcgtgtcgtgcgtgtgcgtttgtctgtgagaccagctgactcgtttcgactcaggctagtcctcctccttcctgcctccacttgcgctcctgatcaagacatctcgtgaacggtaggattgtttttgtttttcagttttattcatttacagtaatcttatttattaccttatttcatattggaatgttactctactatgtttatgctaacgttttcttatattttcccaccatatttggtggactttgaatattttgaagtgccaaaggggtgagtttgggaagatcttggaacggattaggctagttacatgtattttacgcttcgtataacataaaggttctcggaacggtttatttacgttgtaggggcgtctactgtacaaccatatacacatacaagcatatacaactacagtcaaacctgtcttagcggccacctgtatagaacggccacctgcctatagcggccactgaaagaTCCCCCGCTGcgaatttacatgttatagaccctgtgtacaGCAGTCAcatgtctaacgcggccagtggccacccattttgtctcccatgGTCAATAtttgaccgcatatagcggccaaatcaccgactcaagtagaagcttcatgcacgaaaaagtttagtttatcaatcaatgaagccgtcgtgtatagactttaattactgagtccgagctcagtcacaatcattcacaagatccacacaaactgtcagttgttccacataaaaaagccgtcttcttttgagcttgctatttcctggtcaaacatgtaactttaagagcatttgcaccaaaacatgaCCCCAAAGTACGCTGGGAACAGGACATGCTCCCAGCGacactacaatacaatacaatactccATGCAtgctaaacacgctagcatgcatgctatcgtaTGTTTATAAAAAGcagtgggagcaaaactgagtttggttgtacttaattgaagtattttagaatgtactcacgttttttttatccatcctcatccacaaatccatcaaagtcctcatcttctgtattccacacaaacaaagccgtcttcttttccgttcgctactagtctgttaacttgtcagtgttattcagctccaaaCCGTAGTAAGGGCGACCTGGCTCCAGCAAAGAatgaaacttctcctgttgcttctgccaactttatttattgaatgcggccaccagagagcatctcagaacacacacatatctcgtctcttcttcctgcttgcccacaaggcaaaggttaaacaagccccactacatagctgtccaggcaatgcctgtaacaagtgacacagTTTATTTCCTAGTGttagacaatgtgcactggtcaatactgtaatgccgcttgttgtggggaaggagagactcatgtcgccgaagctctttaatggctttattaacagtggagaacactgcaggactttacatccacgccaacataaacacacttcccaactctctcgaaactcacggctagcactgagcctagctctcctgctcgggacgtccaccgtcacttcctgtcacttcctgatgaactaaagctgtaatgacactctgccgtagaaaaagtaaaatattaaaaacaagcataacacattactagcacagctttgttctgtgggtcgtggataataataacaagcctagtagtgctgtacaacttttatccgcagtcccacagtgccctctactggtcaacattaattcctcccccttttttttctttttttccatctactggtcaacattcaaactggacgccaacctgtctatagaggccacctgtctatagcggccacttttgcagtctccctctagtggccgctatagacaagtttgactgtatatgcataGACAAgcatatacaagcatatgcatatacaaacatacatatacaaccatatacatatacaagcatatacaagcatatacacaTACAACCACATAGATATACAACCATatgcatatacaagcatatacagtacatatacaagcatataaatatacaagcatatactgtatatatacaagcataaaaatgtacaagcatatacagtacttatacaagcatatactgtacatatacaagcatgtactgtacatgtacaagcatatacatatacaagcatatacagtacatatacaaggATATACATACAcaagcatatacatatataagcatatacatatacaagcatatacatatacaagcatattcatATACAGGGACAAGCATatgcatatacaagcatatgcatatacaagcatatacatatacaaccatatactgtagatatacaaccatatgcatatacaagcatatacatatacaaccATATAGATATACAACCATatgcatatacaagcatatactgtacatatacaagcatatgcaagcatatacatatacaaccATATAGATATACAAccatatgcatatacagtacaagcatatacatatacaagcatatgcAAGCATATACACATACAACCATATAGATATACAACCATATGCATatacaagcatgtacagtacatatacaagcatatacatatacaagcatata containing:
- the eif4ebp2 gene encoding eukaryotic translation initiation factor 4E-binding protein 2 isoform X1, translated to MSTSRQLSESRAIPTRTVLINDTTQLPHNYCTTPGGTLFSTTPGVSQCPLLVKLQTYLQMQTRQPPSPSPLAKKTVLSQGTRIIYDRKFLLDMRNSPIAQTPPAHLPVIPGVTSQNTLNENRKNEANNHINNHDGKPATGDDAQFEMDI
- the eif4ebp2 gene encoding eukaryotic translation initiation factor 4E-binding protein 2 isoform X2; this translates as MSTSRQLSESRAIPTRTVLINDTTQLPHNYCTTPGGTLFSTTPGGTRIIYDRKFLLDMRNSPIAQTPPAHLPVIPGVTSQNTLNENRKNEANNHINNHDGKPATGDDAQFEMDI
- the rps24 gene encoding 40S ribosomal protein S24 isoform X1, with amino-acid sequence MNDTVTVRTRKFMTNRLLQRKQMVVDVLHPGKATVPKTEIREKLAKMYKTTPDVVFVFGFRTQFGGGKTTGFAMVYDSLDYAKKNEPKHRLARHGLYEKKKTSRKQRKERKNRMKKVRGTKKSSVGAASKKK
- the rps24 gene encoding 40S ribosomal protein S24 isoform X2; protein product: MNDTVTVRTRKFMTNRLLQRKQMVVDVLHPGKATVPKTEIREKLAKMYKTTPDVVFVFGFRTQFGGGKTTGFAMVYDSLDYAKKNEPKHRLARHGLYEKKKTSRKQRKERKNRMKKVRGTKKSSVGAASKK